The genomic window ATTGGTAATGATGTCAATTACACGGTAACAGAAACTGTATTTACGGCCTTTTATTTCGACCCAAGATACAAACCAAGTTTTACACAAAAACGCTTAAGTGAAGCAGGGTATTTAGGAAGAAAATCAGGAAAGGGCTATTATGATTATTCTGAAGGTGATGTAAAACAAGAACCAAAAGAAGATAGCGAATTGTCACAAACCATTTTCGATCGTGTCTTAGTAATGCTCATCAACGAAGCCGCAGACGCCTTGTTTTTAAATGTTGCCTCTGCTGAAGACATAGACAATGCTATGACCAAAGGTGTTAATTACCCAAAAGGCTTATTGGCTTGGGCAGATGAAAAAGGAATGGATTGGTGTGTTTCAAAACTAGATGAATTGTACAATGAGTATCATGAAGACCGTTACCGTTGTAGTCCGTTGTTGAGAAAAATGAATAAGGAAAATAAAACGTTCTTTTAATGCAAGGAGATAAAATTCCACATAAAATGTTAGGTCAAGACGCTTTTAGTACTTGGCTAGGTATCGAAATTTTAGAATGCGAAATAGGTCGTTGCCGTGTTGCCATGACTGTTAGAAAAGAGATGTTGAATAGTATGGGAAAAGCTCATGGAGGCATCAGTTATGCTTTAGCAGATACCGCTTTTGGTTTTGCAGCAAATACGCATGGGAAATTTGCAGTTTCCATAGAAACAAGTATTAACCACATTGAAGCTATAGAAGAAGGCGACTATTTAGTTGCAGAATCAGTTATAGAAACTGTAAAAAACAGATTAGGATTTAATATTGTAGAAGTCAAAAGAGGAGATGAATTAGTAGCTTTATTTAAAGGTGTTGTTTATCGGACTCAAAAAGATTGGAGATGAAACAGTTGTTATTCATATTTATTATTGTATCTCTGAACGTATATGGGCAAAAAGCTCGTAAAGTTGGGTATAATGTAAAAGTTGTAGAAGAGTATACGGTCGAAAATTACAAATTACCCGATTCAATACTGTTTTTTTCGGGAGGTAAAGGTGAAATTGAATATAACTATAGACTTTTCTTTAAAAAATTAAAGAAAAAAATGAACAAGATTGTCAAGTATGTAGATTCAGAATTTGATGATAATATTGATTTTTCGCAATCAATTAAATCATTTGAAGATATAGATTATGACTCACTTAATTTTAAACAAAGATATGTTTGTGTTTTCAGTCTTGGTGATGTTGAAAGGAATAAGAGTAAATTAAACATTGAAGAGGGAAAATCAAGAAGTATGTTAACGTGGAACTACTCATTTTATATGATGTTATTAGACACAGATAACGATAAAGTTTTAATAAAGCGGAAATTCAAAGTAACTAGTTCTGAATTAATTTATAAGAACAATAGTAGTTTGTTAAAGGCAATCAAAAATGAACTTAACCCAGAATAATGAAAGAAGCATATATAATAGACGGAATTAGAACACCAATAGGAAATTACAAAGGCACATTGTCAGCTGTACGTACAGATGATTTGGGTGCTTTAGTTATAAAAGAAATTGTAAAACGAAACCCAAACATCCCAAAAGAGGCTTATGACGATGTTATTTTGGGTTGTGCTAACCAAGCAGGTGAAGATAACCGTAATGTCGCTAGAATGGCATCGCTTTTGGCAGGCTTACCGTTTTCGGTACCTGGTGAGACCGTAAATAGATTGTGTAGCTCAGGTTTATCAGCTATAATTCATGCTAATAGAGCAATAAAAGCTGGTGATGGAGATCTTTTTATATCAGGTGGTGTGGAAAATATGACACGCGGACCTTATGTTATAGCAAAACCATCCAGCGCATTTGGTACCGATGCTAAAATGTACGACAGTAGTTTTGGATGGAGATTTGTAAATCCAAAAATGCACGAAATGTATGGTACGGACGGAATGGGAGTCACTGCTGAAAATCTTGTAGAGAAATATAATATTTCACGAGAAGACCAAGATGAATTCGCTTACTGGAGTCAAATGAAAGCATCTAAAGCACAAGAAAACGGTCGTTTGGATAGGGAAATTATTCCTGTTGAAATACCACAGCGTAAAAAAGATCCAATCATTTTTTCAAAAGATGAATTTGTAAAACCAACAACGACAAAAGAAATATTAGGAAAACTTCGACCTGCTTTCAAAAAAGAAGGTGGTAGCGTAACAGCAGGAAATTCATCAGGATTAAATGATGGAGCTGCGGCAACAATTATTGCTTCAGAAGATGCGGTTAAAAAATATAATCTAAAACCATTAGCACGAATAGTAAGTTCTGCAGTGGTTGGTGTAGAACCAAGAATTATGGGTATAGGTCCTGTAGAAGCGTCCAACAAAGCTTTGGCTAAAGCAGGTCTAATAATGGATGATATTGATATCATTGAACTAAATGAGGCTTTTGCAGCTCAAGCTTTAGCATGTACCAGAGCTTGGGGATTAGATGATAATGATCCTAGAATTAACCCTAATGGAGGCTCAATTGCTATTGGTCATCCACTAGGAGTTACAGGAGCAAGAATTGCCTATTCAGCGGCTTTAGAATTAAAAGAACAGAATAAAAAATATGCATTAGTAACAATGTGTGTTGGTGTCGGTCAAGGTTATGCCGCAGTGATTGAATGTGTAAATAATTAAAGATTTGTCATTCCGCAGTTGATGCGGAATCTACCATAAAGTTTCAAGTATGAACAAAATACAACACTACGTCCAAGGACAATGGACCACAGGAAAAGAAGAAGGAGCACCAATTTACGATGCCATTACAGGTGAGCATTTTACAAATTGGGCTGTTGAAGGATTAGATATTCCTGAAATTCTTAATTACGGTCGTACAAAAGGAGGAGAAGTTCTACGTAAAATGACCTTTCAAGAGCGTGGTAATATGCTCAAGAAATTAGCACTTTACCTTACCAAGCGTAAAGAACAATTTTACGATTTGAGTTATAGAACAGGTGCAACTAGAGTTGATAGTTGGATTGATATTGAAGGTGGTTTCGGTAATTTGTTTGCCAACGCTTCACTACGAAAATTATTTCCCAATCAACCATTTCATGTTGAAGGTGATCCGATAGATTTATCTCGTGGTGGACGCTTTATGGCGCATCATATCATGGTGCCTAAAAAAGGTGTTGCAGTTCATATCAATGCGTTTAATTTCCCAGTTTGGGGCATGTTAGAAAAATGTGCGGTTAATTGGATGGCAGGTGTGCCAGCAGTGGTTTTGCCAGCTCCATCATCGTCATATTTAGCTGAAGCTGTAGCAAGAGAAATTATCAATTCTGGTATTTTACCAGAAGGAGCTCTTCAAATTATAAACGGAACCGTAAAAACTGTTTTAGACACGGTTGAATCTCAAGATGTGGTGACTTTTACTGGCTCGGCAGCAACAGGTAGATTGTTAAAAGCTCATCCAAGATTGATTGAAGAATCTGTACCTTTTACTATGGAAGCCGATTCGTTAAACGCTTCAATTTTGGGTGAAGATGCTGTTCCGGGAACACCTGAGTTTGATTTGTTCATCAAAGAAGTTAGAAATGAAATGACCGTAAAAGCAGGTCAAAAATGTACAGCGATTAGAAGAATTATTGTTCCTGAAAATTTAGTTGAAGATGTTCAAATTGCATTAGCAAAAGAACTCGATAAAGTTACCATTGGTGACCCAAGACTTAAAGAAGTACGAATGGGCGCATTGGTAAGTAAGCAACAAGTTGAAGCCGTTAAAAGTTCTATTGCAGATATCAGCAAAGAAGCTGAAATGGTTTATGGCAATTTAGATAATATTGAAACCATTGGTGCGGATGCTAATAAAGGTGCATTCATCAGTCCAGTGGTGTTTAGAACTGATGATCCTTTCCAGAATAATGTTGTTCACGAGCGCGAAGCATTTGGACCAGTAAGTACCATTATGCCTTACAAGTCAATGGACGAAGCTGTGCAATTAGCACAAATGGGTAAAGGCTCGTTAGTGTCTTCTATAGCAACTTATGATGATAACATCGCAACGGATTATGTGATAAATGCAGCGAGTCATCACGGAAGAATATTGGTGATTAATCGCGAAATGGCAAAACAAAGTACTGGTCACGGTTCGCCATTGCCTTACTTGGTTCACGGAGGTCCAGGGCGTGCTGGAGGTGGAGAAGAAATGGGTGGAATGCGAGGTATTAAACACTATTTGCAACGTACAGCCATTCAGGGAACACCATCAACCATTACTGAAATTACTGGCATTTATCAGCAAAATGCAAAATATAAGGAAGCCGAAGACCATCCGTTTAAGTACCATTGGGAAGATATTCAACCAGGAATGTCTTTAAAAACACACAAGCGTACACTTACGGATTCCGACATTCAAAATTTTGCGAATTTAACTTGGGACCATTTTTACGCACATACAGATATTACATCTTTAGATGGTAGTATTTTTGAAAAACGAACAGCTCACGGTTATTTTATAATTTCGGCAGCAGCTGGTTTGTTTGTGTATCCTAATAAAGGTCCTGTAGCAGCAAATTACGGTTTGGATTCTATCCGATTTTTAAGACCGTTATACCACAATGATACCATTTATGTACGTTTAACCTGCAAGGAAAAAGTAGATAGAGATGTGTCGTCAACCGAGCATCCAAGTGGTATTGTAAAATGGCACGTTGAGGTTTTTGATGCTAATTTTGAAAACCGTCCAGAAAGTCAAAAAACAGACAAAGATAGTCCGTTGGTTGCAGTGGCTACCATTTTAACAATGGTTCAGAAAAAACAAGAAACATTTGTTGAAATGACTGAAGAGAAAATCAACGAATGCTTATCAAAGTTGAATGCGGATGCCAAACCAAAATGGGGCATTATGACGCCTCAACATATGATTGAGCATTTAGAGTATACTTATAAAATTGCGTCTGGCGAAATTCAAGATTTTGAAATTGCCACACCTGAAAAGATTTTAGACAAGGTGCACGCAAGCTTGTATAACTATAAAAAGTTTCCACAAAACTCTCAATTTCCACAGTTAGAAAAAGACACGCTAGACGATTTAAAACATCAAGATTTAGAAACAGCGATTGAGAAGTTTAAGGAACAACGCAAAAAATACATCGAGTTTTTCAAGGAAAATCCAGATGCTAAATTGAAGAATTTAGTGTTTGGAGTGTTGAATCGTTACGAATCTTACTTACTCGAAAGAAAACATTTAAACCATCATTTTGAACAATTTGGATTAATATAATTATGTCAGAACAACAACCATACGTAAAACAAACCATAGAAAACCAAGTAGGATACATCGAATTTTTTCATCCTGCGCATAACTCATTACCAGGAAATATTCTAGCTGAATTAGCACAAACCATTACTGATGCTGGTAATAATGACGACATTAAAGTTATTGTTCTTAAAAGTGGAGGCGACAGAACGTTTTGTGCAGGAGCAAGTTTTAACGAACTAATCAATATCAATGACGAAGCTACGGGAAAAGTGTTTTTTTCAGGATTTGCTAACGTGATTAATGCGATGCGAAAATGTCCAAAATTCATTATTGGTCGCGTGCAAGGAAAAACTGTTGGAGGTGGAGTAGGAGTTGCGTCGGCAACCGATTATTGTATGGCAACAAAATTTGCAGCTATTAAATTAAGTGAACTAAATGTTGGTATCGGTCCGTTTGTGGTTGGTCCAGCAGTAGAGCGCAAGTTAGGATTAAGCGGAATGTCACAAATCGCCATTGATGCCAATACATTTTATCCAGCAGAATGGGCAAAACAAAAAGGCTTATTTACACAAGTGTTTGAAACTACAGAAGCATTAGACGAAGCCGTAAAAACCTTTGCCGAAAATCTTTGCAATTACAATCCAGAAGCTATGAAAGAAATGAAAACAATCTTCTGGCAAGGTACCGAAGATTGGGATACGCTTCTAGCCGAAAGAGCAGCCATTAGTGGTCGTTTGGTATTGAGTGATTTTACAAAAGAAACATTAAATCGATTTAAATAGTGATTTACGAATTTCAAGGTTATATACCAGTCGTTCACGAAAGCAGTTTCGTTCATCCATTGGCAACGGTTACAGGTAATGTCATCATTGGCAAAAACTGCTATATTGGTCCAGGTGCAGCCATTCGTGGAGATTGGGGACAAATTATTTTAGAGGATGGTGTTAATGTGCAAGAAAATTGTACGGTTCATATGTTTCCAGGTAAATCCATTGTCTTAAAGGAAAGTGCACACGTTGGTCACGGAGCCATCATTCACGGAGCTAATTTAGGTCGAAATTGCCTAATTGGTATGAATTCGGTGATTATGGATGATGCTGAAATAGGCTATGAAAGTATTGTCGGAGCAATGGCCTTTGTTAAAGCCGAAACTAAAATTCCACCTCGCAGTTTGGTGGTTGGTAATCCAGCAAAAGTTGTAAAGCAAGTGAGTGATGATATGATTGAATGGAAAACCAAAGGGACAAAATTATATCAACAATTGCCAAAAGATTGTCAAGAAACCTTGAAGGAAGTCGAACCACTTCGTGAAGTGCCAAAAGATAGAATTGTACAAGAAAATACGTATGCTACATTACGTGATTTTATGAAAAAAATAAACTAACAAACGCTAGTTAATAAGAATGTCAAAATTCGAACTAAAAATGCCCAAAATGGGTGAAAGTATAACCGAAGGAACCATAATTAATTGGTTGGTTAATGAAGGGGATACCTTTGAAGAAGGTGATATAATTTTAGAGGTTGCTACCGATAAAGTTGATAATGAAGTACCAGCTCCAGCTTCTGGAACTATGGTTGAAACCAAGTTTCAAGCTAAAGATGTTGTTAAGGTTGGTGAAGTTATTGCCATATTAGAAGTTGAGGTATCGAGTTCGAAGTCGCAACCAAAAAAAGAAGTTGTCGGGTCGAGTGCAGTCGATATGTCTCAAAAGAAAACTAAAAAGAATCGTACAATTGCATCAAGTACAGTTGAGAAACCTAGCTCAAATTCATTTTCGGTTAATAATACAAACACGTTCTTTTCACCGCTAATCATTTCCATAGCCAAAGAACATCACATCAGTTTTGAGGAATTAGCAAGGATACCAGCAACCGGAAAAGGAGGACGATTAAGAAAAAGTGATGTATTTAACTATATTGAAGATGGTAGACCTTACAAGTTTGCACAGCCTGTAGTACAAGATCCAACAGCATATCGTATTCCGCAATTAGAGTTTGATAAAGGCAAGGGCAAAATCATAGAAATGGATCGTATGCGCCAAATGATTGCCGATCATATGGTGTATTCCAAGCATACGTCGCCTCACGTTACCGCTTATGTTGAAGCTGACTTAACCAATATGGTAAACTGGCGAAACGAAAATAAGGTTGCGTTTCAAGAAAAATATGGTGAAAAACTAACCTTTACACCATTGTTTGTTGAGGCTGTGGCTAAAGCTGTTAAAGATTTTCCAAATATCAATGCTTCAGTAGATGGTAATAATATCATTGTAAAAGAAGATATTAATATAGGTATGGCAACCGCTTTACCAAATGGAAATTTAATTGTTCCTGTAGTGAAAAATGCAGATAATAAAGATTTAAAAACATTAGCGGCAAACGTTAATGAATTGGCAAATAAAGCTAGAGAAAACAAGTTGGCAGGTGACGATATTAAGGGAAGTACATTTACAATTTCTAATGTTGGAACGTTTGGTAGCGTAATGGGAACACCAATTATCAACCAACCAGAAGTTGCCATTTTAGCCTTGGGAATTATTAAAAAAAGGCCAGAAGTCATAGAAACCGAATCAGGAGATGAAATCGCTATTAGAAGTATGATGTATTTGTCATTATCCTTTGATCATCGTGTCGTGGATGGTTTCCTAGGTGGAAGCTTTGTTCGTCGTGTAGCTGATTATTTTGAACAATTTGATACCAATAGAAAAATATAATTAACTGTCATCCTGAACTTGTTTCAGGATCTCATCAATTTAAAGTTATGTCTTACAACATATCCATCCAAAAAGTAGAAAAATCAAAAGTTGAAAACATCGATTTCAACAACATACCATTAGGAACTGTATTCACCGATCACATATTCATTTGTGATTATGAAAATGGCGAGTGGACCAACCCAAGAATTCAACCTATGGGATTAATACCAACGCATCCAGCAGCTATGGCTTTACATTACGGACAAGCCATTTTTGAGGGTATGAAAGCAACGGTTGATGCTGAAGGTAATCCGATGCTTTTTAGGGCAGATGAAAATGCAAAACGTATGAACTTTAGTGCAGACCGTATGGGAATGCCAAATATATCTAGTGATTTATTTGTTGAAGGTTTGAAACAATTGGTTGACTTAGAGCGCAACTGGATTCCACCAATGGATGGTAGTGCGTTGTATTTAAGACCGTTTATGTATGCCGATGAGCCTTTTATTGGTATGCGTGCGGCAACCCACTATAAATTCATAATCATGGCATCGCCTGCTGGGCCATTTTTTAGTAAGCGAATTAAACTTTGGGCTGAAAAGAAATTTATAAGAGCCGCTCAAGGTGGAACAGGTGAAGCCAAAGCAGCGGGAAATTATGCTGCAGCAATACGTCCAACCGAATTGGCAAAAGCAAAAGGTTACGATCAGGTGTTGTGGTTAGATGCAGTAGAACATAAGTATATTCAAGAAGTAGGAACGATGAATATCTTCTTTAAAATTGAAGATAAATTCATCACACCAGAATTGGATGGTTGTGTCTTAGATGGTATCACAAGGAAAAGTGTGATTAGTCTTTTAAAAGATCAAGGATTTGAAGTTGAAGAACGAAAAATAACAATTGATGAAATAAAAGAGGCTTCTAAAAATGGTACTTTAAAAGAAGCTTTTGGTACAGGAACTGCTGTGGGTATTGCTTACATAGAAAGTGTTGGTTTTGGTGACGAAGAAATTTTTGTTTCAAAAGATAGTCCTGTTGGTCTTGAAATCAATCAAAGATTGAATGATATTAAAACAGGAAAGATTGAAGATAAATTTGGTTGGATTACCAAAGTCGAAAAAGAATTAGCATAGAATTTATTTTGAAATGAATTGTCCCCTTGAGGGGACTTTAGGGGTGTGAGAAAAGAATACGTATAATTAAAGAGATTCCTGCTTTCGTGGGAAATAGTTATGAATAAAGACATATTAAAAAAAGGATTTTCAAATTTATGCACAGCCAAAGCAATGGCAGAATTGTA from Winogradskyella sp. MH6 includes these protein-coding regions:
- a CDS encoding PaaI family thioesterase — protein: MQGDKIPHKMLGQDAFSTWLGIEILECEIGRCRVAMTVRKEMLNSMGKAHGGISYALADTAFGFAANTHGKFAVSIETSINHIEAIEEGDYLVAESVIETVKNRLGFNIVEVKRGDELVALFKGVVYRTQKDWR
- the pcaF gene encoding 3-oxoadipyl-CoA thiolase → MKEAYIIDGIRTPIGNYKGTLSAVRTDDLGALVIKEIVKRNPNIPKEAYDDVILGCANQAGEDNRNVARMASLLAGLPFSVPGETVNRLCSSGLSAIIHANRAIKAGDGDLFISGGVENMTRGPYVIAKPSSAFGTDAKMYDSSFGWRFVNPKMHEMYGTDGMGVTAENLVEKYNISREDQDEFAYWSQMKASKAQENGRLDREIIPVEIPQRKKDPIIFSKDEFVKPTTTKEILGKLRPAFKKEGGSVTAGNSSGLNDGAAATIIASEDAVKKYNLKPLARIVSSAVVGVEPRIMGIGPVEASNKALAKAGLIMDDIDIIELNEAFAAQALACTRAWGLDDNDPRINPNGGSIAIGHPLGVTGARIAYSAALELKEQNKKYALVTMCVGVGQGYAAVIECVNN
- the paaZ gene encoding phenylacetic acid degradation bifunctional protein PaaZ: MNKIQHYVQGQWTTGKEEGAPIYDAITGEHFTNWAVEGLDIPEILNYGRTKGGEVLRKMTFQERGNMLKKLALYLTKRKEQFYDLSYRTGATRVDSWIDIEGGFGNLFANASLRKLFPNQPFHVEGDPIDLSRGGRFMAHHIMVPKKGVAVHINAFNFPVWGMLEKCAVNWMAGVPAVVLPAPSSSYLAEAVAREIINSGILPEGALQIINGTVKTVLDTVESQDVVTFTGSAATGRLLKAHPRLIEESVPFTMEADSLNASILGEDAVPGTPEFDLFIKEVRNEMTVKAGQKCTAIRRIIVPENLVEDVQIALAKELDKVTIGDPRLKEVRMGALVSKQQVEAVKSSIADISKEAEMVYGNLDNIETIGADANKGAFISPVVFRTDDPFQNNVVHEREAFGPVSTIMPYKSMDEAVQLAQMGKGSLVSSIATYDDNIATDYVINAASHHGRILVINREMAKQSTGHGSPLPYLVHGGPGRAGGGEEMGGMRGIKHYLQRTAIQGTPSTITEITGIYQQNAKYKEAEDHPFKYHWEDIQPGMSLKTHKRTLTDSDIQNFANLTWDHFYAHTDITSLDGSIFEKRTAHGYFIISAAAGLFVYPNKGPVAANYGLDSIRFLRPLYHNDTIYVRLTCKEKVDRDVSSTEHPSGIVKWHVEVFDANFENRPESQKTDKDSPLVAVATILTMVQKKQETFVEMTEEKINECLSKLNADAKPKWGIMTPQHMIEHLEYTYKIASGEIQDFEIATPEKILDKVHASLYNYKKFPQNSQFPQLEKDTLDDLKHQDLETAIEKFKEQRKKYIEFFKENPDAKLKNLVFGVLNRYESYLLERKHLNHHFEQFGLI
- a CDS encoding enoyl-CoA hydratase/isomerase family protein yields the protein MSEQQPYVKQTIENQVGYIEFFHPAHNSLPGNILAELAQTITDAGNNDDIKVIVLKSGGDRTFCAGASFNELININDEATGKVFFSGFANVINAMRKCPKFIIGRVQGKTVGGGVGVASATDYCMATKFAAIKLSELNVGIGPFVVGPAVERKLGLSGMSQIAIDANTFYPAEWAKQKGLFTQVFETTEALDEAVKTFAENLCNYNPEAMKEMKTIFWQGTEDWDTLLAERAAISGRLVLSDFTKETLNRFK
- a CDS encoding acyltransferase, with translation MIYEFQGYIPVVHESSFVHPLATVTGNVIIGKNCYIGPGAAIRGDWGQIILEDGVNVQENCTVHMFPGKSIVLKESAHVGHGAIIHGANLGRNCLIGMNSVIMDDAEIGYESIVGAMAFVKAETKIPPRSLVVGNPAKVVKQVSDDMIEWKTKGTKLYQQLPKDCQETLKEVEPLREVPKDRIVQENTYATLRDFMKKIN
- a CDS encoding dihydrolipoamide acetyltransferase family protein; its protein translation is MSKFELKMPKMGESITEGTIINWLVNEGDTFEEGDIILEVATDKVDNEVPAPASGTMVETKFQAKDVVKVGEVIAILEVEVSSSKSQPKKEVVGSSAVDMSQKKTKKNRTIASSTVEKPSSNSFSVNNTNTFFSPLIISIAKEHHISFEELARIPATGKGGRLRKSDVFNYIEDGRPYKFAQPVVQDPTAYRIPQLEFDKGKGKIIEMDRMRQMIADHMVYSKHTSPHVTAYVEADLTNMVNWRNENKVAFQEKYGEKLTFTPLFVEAVAKAVKDFPNINASVDGNNIIVKEDINIGMATALPNGNLIVPVVKNADNKDLKTLAANVNELANKARENKLAGDDIKGSTFTISNVGTFGSVMGTPIINQPEVAILALGIIKKRPEVIETESGDEIAIRSMMYLSLSFDHRVVDGFLGGSFVRRVADYFEQFDTNRKI
- a CDS encoding branched-chain amino acid aminotransferase; this translates as MSYNISIQKVEKSKVENIDFNNIPLGTVFTDHIFICDYENGEWTNPRIQPMGLIPTHPAAMALHYGQAIFEGMKATVDAEGNPMLFRADENAKRMNFSADRMGMPNISSDLFVEGLKQLVDLERNWIPPMDGSALYLRPFMYADEPFIGMRAATHYKFIIMASPAGPFFSKRIKLWAEKKFIRAAQGGTGEAKAAGNYAAAIRPTELAKAKGYDQVLWLDAVEHKYIQEVGTMNIFFKIEDKFITPELDGCVLDGITRKSVISLLKDQGFEVEERKITIDEIKEASKNGTLKEAFGTGTAVGIAYIESVGFGDEEIFVSKDSPVGLEINQRLNDIKTGKIEDKFGWITKVEKELA